The uncultured Desulfobacter sp. DNA window GGCAAGGGCCATGCGCCAGGCCGCATTGGCGGCAAAGTTCGCCGGCATGGGCCTGAATCAGGGGATCCGCCGCATTCTGAAGGGACAGGAGCAACTCCCCGATATAGGCGGAAAAGAGGATAAAGGGCTGAATGTATTTTTCAGGCACGGCAAAACAGACGGCGCATTCCAGGAAAAGAAACGCCTCTTTTTTCCGGTCCAGGCGGTACAGGGCCGCGGAAAGGAGGATATCAATCCTTAAGACCGGTTCGGCCCTCAGCCGCTTTAACGACCTTGGCCTCAGGGTCTCCAGCAGCAGCACCGCTTTTTCATACTCGCCCTGGTCCACCCACAAATGGGCGGCCAGCAGGCATTCGGATTCAAAACATTCCGAAAAGGGCTCGTTGACATTCAGTTTTCTGCCATCGGCCCATTGCCGGGCCCGGGACGGTTCCCCTTGAAAAAGCGCAAGCCTTGCGGCGGCACACTCGGCCACGGCCAGAAGGTAGGGGCTGCCCATGGCGGCGCTTTTTTCCAGGGCCTTTTCCATGGCAAAGGAGGCGACGGTCTCCCGGCCCATGGCCTGGAGGATACAGGCCTGCTGGATATGGGCATCGCACTGGATCAGGTTCAGGTTGGTTTCTTCAAGGTATGCCATGGCCGAAGAAATGTTCTCCAATGCAAGGTCCGGTTCGTTTCGCATGGCATGGATCATGGCCATGATGACAAAGTAATCCGACCGGAAGGGCAGCTTTGACAGACCGGCCTCTTTGGCCATGTCCAGTTCGGCTTTGAGTTTTTCCTCTGCCCGGGACATGTGGCCCATGGTGATCTCTATCGAGGCGTAAATCCGGAGCAGGTTAAATACCCCGAACCCGAGTTTTTTCTGCTTATAGAAGGCAAGGTTATCCAGAACCGTACCGGCAAGTTGCTGGGTCTCGCCGCTTTCCATGAGGCTCCAGGGGATAAAATCCAAAAGATACATTTTAATGTAAAGATGTCCGGGGCTGATGGTTTTAAGGTCCAGGGCCAGCTGATGGGCGTCGTGCCGGTCCGGATGTTTAAAAATGGCATTGGAGTGTTCTGCCGCCAGCCATAAATCCCTGGCCCGCTGCTGCTTTGCCCCGGTATACCGGGAAAGCAGCGCATCTTTCCTGTCCCGGATATTTTTCATTAAAAAGTCGGCCTGGGACAGGTTCCACTGCTCCGTTGCCAGCAGCTGCCGGTATAAGAGCAGGATAAGTCGCTGGTTGACCAGGGCGTCGGGGATTTTGTTCAGCCACCGGGCAATCGTGACAAATTCGCAGGCCAGAAGATAGAACATGAGATGGTCTTCCAGCACGTCGGCCAGAAAATGGATATCCCCCGAGGCATGGGCGTGTATAAAGGCCAGCTCAAAATGATCGTTGGCCGCGTACCAGAGCGCGGCTTTTTTCTCCAGATCCGGGACCTGTTCGGAATGGGTTTGTTTCAGGTGTTTTTTCAGGGAATCGGCAAACAGGGCATGGTACCGGAACCACTCCCGGGACGGGTCAAGGGCAATGATGAAGATATTGTTCCGGTCCAGCTGTTCAAGGATGGCACCTGAATCTTTCATCCCGGTGATGTTTTCACAAAGCGTTGCATTAAACCGGGTCAGAATGGATGTTTTGAGCAAAAACTGCTGAACCGGTTCCGGCTGCACCCGGAACACCTCTTCCCTGAAATAATCCATGGCAAAGGTTTTGTGCTCTTTAAGGGAGATTCTGGAAAGATCCTGAAGCGGCTGCCGGTTCAAGGAGAGCCCCACCAGCTGAAGCCCCGATACCCAGCCTTCGGTGAGTTGAAAAATTTTTTTGAGCTGTTCGGGCAAAAGCCGGATATTGAAGAGATCTGACAGGAAACAGGCGGTTTCATCCAGGCTGAATTTTAAATCCATGGCACTGACCTGGATCAACCGGTTTCCCACGGTGAGCCGGGCTGTGGGAAAGGGCAGGGCGGACCGGCTGAGGATGACCAGGTGAAGGCAGGCCGGCGCGCACTCAATAAGATATTGAATGGCCTCGTGAATTTGGGTTGATTCAATGGCGTGGTAATCATCCAGCACCAGAAAAAAATGGTCTTTAAAGTCCACAAACTCATCAATTATCCGCTGCACGGCCTTTTGGATGGGAATGGTTTTCTGCCCCTGGAGAAACGGGCTGAAGGCCTGGGCAATTTTTTTGCTGCACGTGAGCATGGCCGATAACAGGTACCGGGAGAACAGATCCGGATCATTGTCCTGATTGTCCAGGGAATACCAGGCGGCCCGTTTTTCGTACCGGGAAAGCCACTGGACCGCCAGGCAGGTTTTGCCGGCCCCGGCCTGTCCGGTGATAAAGATCAAGGAGTGGTCTTTGCCCTGTTCTATGATCCCGGTCAACTGGCTGCGCTGGACCATTTTTTCCCTCAGGGGGGGCATTGTCAGTTTGGTCTGGATGATCATGGGCGGTTTCTTTTATGCATTTTTTTGTAAAGTTACCCCGCCTTCTACCCTTTAAGGTATAGGACAAAATATTTTACCCGGGTAATTATAACCCATAAGACAAAACGCACAATGCAAAAAATATTTTGATTCCGGGATCAGGGCGTTGTCCCCCCGGAAAATTTCTGGAGAGCAGCATTGATCAAAAATTTGACCCGACAGGATTTAACCGACATTTTATATGGCTGTACCATCCTTGGCACCGGCGGCGGCGGAGAGATCCAGGAAGGGATGGACCTCATTGAGGAGGCCCTTTCCCATGGCCGGCAGTTCCGGCTTATTCCCGTGGATGAGGTCCCGGACAATGCCCTGATCTGCACCCCCTATTTTCTGGGTGCCGTATCCCCGGTGTCGGAACAGGAAAAACAGCAGTACGACCGGCTGCCCCGGCTGGCCGAAAACCCCATTATGGCAGCCGTAAATCGGTTTAAAGCCTACCTTGGCGCCGATTTTTACGGGACCATCTCCTGTGAAATGGGCGGGGCCAACTCCGCCTTGTCCTTTTATGTGGCGGCCATGATCCAGGGCTTTATCGTTGATGCGGACCCCGCCGGACGGGCCGTGCCTGAAATTACCCACTCCACCTACTATTTAAACGGGCTGCCCGCATCCCCCATTGTCCTGGTCAATGCCTTTGGAGAGACCGCCATCTGTGAAAATATCATTGATGACAAACGGGCCGAACAGCTGGTCCGTTCCCTTGCCGTGGCCAGCGCCAATGATATTGCCGCCGTGGATCACGCCCTTGAAATGAAGGTGCTGCGGCCGGCGGTGATTAAAGGCGCCGTGTCCTATGCCTTGAAACTCGGGCAAGTGTTACGGCTGGCGCGCCAGACCCAGGAGGACTCAGCCCAGGCCATTGCCGGGGCCGGCAGCGGATTTGTGGCCTTCAGGGGAACCATAGAAGACTTTTCCTGGAAAAACCAGGAGGGGTTTACCATCGGGGATATCCTGATTCGGGGAACCGGCAGATATGCCGGCCATACCTATAAAATTAATTTTAAGAATGAAAACATGATTTCATGGCTGGACAACGAAGTCCATGCTACGATTCCGGACTTGATCTGCCTGATGGATACAGATACGGATGAACCGGTGACCAACCCCAACCATGAAAAGGGAAGGGCGGTGGCCGTTCTGATTCTGCCGGCCCCCAAAGCCTTTTTAACGGAAAAAGGCTTGAAAATTTTCGGGCCTGAGTATTTGGGCTATGGTTTTAAGTACAAGCCTGCGGTAAAAAAAATATAGTAACTGTTCAGCAGTGCCCCATCTTCGCTCATTCAGGCCTTCTCACATAGCAAAAGTATGCTACGAAGTCCTGACTAAACAAATATGAAGCACTGATGAACAGTTATGGCCCCTGTTTTTGCTTAATTTTCAGCATTAGCTGAATAGTTACAATATATAAGTGATATGATGATGAGGAAATGCAAATGAGCGAAGAATTATTTAAAGCCATTACCACCTTGAACAGAACCGACGCCGTCCGCATCACCGAGGCACTGCTGGCCGGCAGCGAATCCCCGCAAAAAATTCTGGATGTGGGGCGCAAAGCCATGCAGCTCATTGGAGAGCGCTTTGAAAAAGGGGAATATTTTCTGCCCGAATTGATGGTGTCCGGCGATATTCTCGGGGCCATTGCCGAAAAGGTCAAGCCCGTTATGGAGGCCCAGGGCGACACCAAAAAAATCGGTAAAGTGGTGTTTGGAACCGTGCAGGGGGACATCCATGATATTGCCAAGGACATTGTGGTGTTCATGCTGGATGTGAACGGCTTTGAGGTGATTGACTTAGGGGTGGATGTGCCGCCTGAAAATTTTGTAAAGGCCGTTGAGGAACACCAGGCTAAGATTGTGGGGTTGAGCGGATTTTTAACCCTTGCCATTGACCCCATGGAACGGACCATCCAGGCCCTCAAAGCGGCCAACCTCACCGATGTGAAGGTGATGGTGGGCGGCGGCCCGGTCAACCAGCTGGTCTCTGACCAGATCGGGGCTGATGCCTGGGGCTCCACGGCCATGGATGCGGTGAGTATAGCCAGAAACTGGGCCATCGCTTGAACAGCTATTAGCTGTTAGCCATTAGCTTTGGGGCTGTAAAGCCTGCAAAAAAAGCCAAATGGTTGAAAAAAAATGGAGTACAACAGCAACGGGGAACAACCATATGGAAAATCAAGAACTAATACCCCATACCAAAGAACAAAAAGAGTACCGGGCCCGCCTAAAAAGGGTCTGGGACGCGGTGCGGCTCAAACAGCCGGACCGGGTGCCCATGGTGATCCTCGACGATTACTTTTCCCTGCACCAGGGGGGCTTAACCCCGGCCCAGGCCTATTATGACACCGAACTTGCAGCAAAGGTATTTCAAGAAGAGATCGTGAAATACGGCTGGGACATGGTCGGCCTGTTTGCGGCATTTCCCGGAAAGGTCGGGGAGATCCTGGGACTTACCACCAATAAATGGGGCGGGTACAATCTGCCGGATACCCAGGAGTTCCAGTATGTTGAAAAAGAGTACCTGCTCGCTGATGAGTATGACCTGTTTTTAAAGGACCCCGGGGATTTCACGGTTAGAAAGCTGTGGCCGCGCATGGCCACGGTCCTTGAGCCTTTCGGTCTGTTCCCGCCCCTGGCGGCCATGTCCCATGCCTATGCGCCGGTGGGGGAGCTGGCCATTGCCCTTAGCCGGCCCGAGGTGCTGGAGATGCTCAGGAAAATGATCAAAGCCGGCGAGGAGATGAACAAGCTGCTGGAGGTGCTGGACCGGACCACCGAAGCCTTAAAGCAAAAAGGCCTCCCCGTGGAAAACGGGCTGTCGGCCTCTTTTGCCCATGCCCCCTTTGACTGGGTTTCCGATTATCTGCGGGGCATCCGGGGTTCCATGATGGACATGTACTATAACCCGGACAAACTCAAGGCTACCATAGAGGTGATTACCCCCACCATTATAGATTACGCCATTGCAAGCGCCAAAGAAATGGGCGGAACAACGGTCTCCATCCCCCTTCACCGGGGATCGGACTCGTTCATGTCCAACGCCCAGTTTGCCGAATTCTACTGGCCCGGCTTAAAAAAACTTCTGCTGGCCCTGATCGAGGCGGATCTGACCCCCATACCCTTCTTTGAAGGCTCCTATACCAACCGGCTGGAGTTTCTCACCGAGCTTCCCGCCGGCAAGGTCTGGGGGCATTTTGATGTGGTGGATTTAAAAAAGGCCCGGCAGGCCATTGGCGATACCATGTGCTTCTGGGGGAATGTGCCCACCCAGGTGCTGATTGCGGGCACACCGGAACAGACCGCTGATGCTGTTAAAGAACTGATTGATATTTTTGGGGATACCGGCGGCCTGATCATTGACGGATCGGCCGGAATCCCCAAGGAAGCCAAAAAGGAAAATGTCATGGCCATGGCCGAAACAGTTTATAAATACGGGGTTTATTAAACAGGTAACTGCATATGGAAACCATAAAGATACTGGGAATCAACGGAAGCAACCGCAGGGGCGGCAACAGCCGTTTTCTGCTGGACCAGGCACTGGCGGCGGCAGCCCTGGCGGTGCCCGGATGCGTGGACACTGAAATTTATGAAACCGGCGGCCGGACGTATCTTCCCTGTACGGCCTGCGACCGCTGCCATTCAAAATTAGGGGTCTGCCGGCTTGAGGATGATTTTGCCGAACTGCGGGACAAATGGCTTGAAGCCGATGCCCTGATTTACTCCGTGCCGGTGTACCACGCCGGAATCCCGGGGCATTTGAAATGTTTTATTGACCGGCTGGGCGAAAGCGTGGTGGAGGGATTTTTTTCCAAACAGATGAAAGTGGTGGGGTGCGTCACCTCGGGAACCGGCATTGCCACCGGCCAGGAATCGGTCATGAATTTTATCAACGCCCATGCCATGATGCTGGGCTGTCTGCCCTTTGCCGGGGAGTGGCCCGGTGCCTATACCGGGGCCGGCGGATGGACCCACGTGGATCCCCGGAAAAATGCCCTGAAAGACCTTCACGCCGGCAACGATGAAACCACGGCCTACCTGGTCAAATCCACACGGAACATGGCCGCCGGCATCGCCCAGCTCGCTGTTTTGATCAAAACCGGGGCCCGGCAAAAGCAGGTTCACGACCTGCTCGAAAAGAGCGGCCGCTACACCATGTTTCTCCGGCGGATTTCCGGGACAAAACCCCTGGCCATTGAAAAGCCCTATGACTATTTTGCCACTGATGAGGATACCCAGCTGGAATTTGATGAGGATTAACGGCCACGGGCCGCCTTGGTTATCCAACCAAGAACCGCCCACAACAAATAATGAAAGTCTTCTCAAGATGTTAGTGAGACTTTCATATAAATGCCCTTTTGCCGGCATTGCCCTGCCGGGGCACCCCCTGAATTTTTAACTTTGGAAAAAGACTTATGGAACCAGAACAGGTAAATTCAACATTTAATCGTCCTATGGTGATTGTAACGGCCATCATTGTCGGCATCACTGCCAATTGCTTTATTGCCGGTATGCCGGTCATACTCAACGAGATGGTGGTGAAATGGGCCTATTCAGAACAGAAAATCGGGTTTGTGGCGTCTGCGTATATGGGGGGAATGACCGTGGCCTCCGTTTTGTGCACCTTTGTGATCACCACCTTGAACCGGCGCTGGATCCTGGCCGCCGGGACCGTTCTGGCCGTCATCAGCCACCTGCTCATTGCCATGGTTCAGCCCGACACCATGGCCCCCCTGGTTCTGATCTGGATATTTGCCGGGTTCAGCCAGGGAATCAACTGGTCCCTGGTGCTGGCCTGCCTGTCCGGAACAAGCAACCCCACCCGGAACTTTGCTGTTTTATATCTGTTCTCGGTTGCCTTTATCGGGCTTGAGCTGATTGCCCTGCCGTATCTGTCCGCAACGTGGAATGTTGAGGCCATATTTTATGCCTTTGCCCTGGTAACGCTGGTCTGCTTTGTGTTCATCCGGTTTTTTCCCGCAAGATACATTGAAACCCCGGAGGAGCTTGAACACAAGGCTAAGAATCCGGTGGTGCTGCCCTGTTTCCTCAGCCTGGGGGCCATCTGTTTTTTCGCTGCCAATGTCAATACCTTCTGGGCTTATGCAGAGAGAATCGGGCTGGCATCGGGCCTTTCAGACGGTACGGTCCTGACCTGCCTGTCTTTGGGGAATCTGGCAAGCCTGACCAGCTGCCTGTTTGCCACCTGGCTCGGGGGTAGATTCGGCCAGGCCCGCCCCCTGATGATTACCCTGGTGGCTGAAATCCTGATCATGGCGGGCCTGGGAATATCATTGACCCCCATGGCCTATATCCTGGGATCCACCCTGTTTTTCATGTTCTGGAACGTAACCGATATATTTCAGCTGGGCTCCCTCAGCGGCTTTGACCATACGGGCCGGTATGCGGTTCTGGTGCCGGCTTTTCAGGGGATCGGCTTTACGTTGGGACCGGCCCTGGCCGCCCTTTTGGTGGGTGAGGACGGCACAGGTTTTGGTCCGGTGCTCCTGATGTGCGCGGTCAGTGTCCTGGTCAGCCTCGGATTTTACATTGTGATTCACAGAAAATGGGGAGAATATGCCATATGATTATCGTCGGTGAATTGATCAACGCCACCCGGAAGGCCGTACAGACCGCCATTGAAACAAAGGACGGGGCCTTTATCCGGAAACTTGCACAGGATCAGGCCGGGGCCGGGGCTGCCTATATTGATGCCAATGCCGGGGTCTTCAGGGACAAGGAGACCGGTTGCCTTAAATGGGTCATTGACCAGATTCTTGATGCCTGCGACATCCCGGTCTGTGTTGACAGCCCCAACCCTGAAGTGCTGGACCAGGCGTTAAATTATCTGTCCGCCAAAACCGGCACCCCCCCCATGATTAACTCCATCTCCCTTGAAACGGACAAGCTTGAAGCCATGCTGCCCATGGTGTCCGGCAGCGACTTTAAAATCATTGCCCTTTGCATGAACGACAAAGGCACCCCGGCCACGGTGGATGAACGGCTTTCCATTGCCGATGCGCTGATCAATAAGCTGATCCAGGCCAATGTGAAACCTGAAAATATCTATGTTGACCCCCTGGTTCAGGCCATCAGCACCAATGTCTCTTTTGGCACGGCATTTTTAGACACCATTGAAAAGCTCATGGACCGGCATGAAGGCATCCACACCATGTGCGGGCTGTCCAACATCTCCTTTGGCATGCCTGCAAGGGGGCTCATGAACCGGACCTTCATGGCCATGGCCGTTGCCAAGGGACTGGACGGCGCCATTGCCAACCCCCTGGACCAAAAGATGATGGCCGCCATTGTAACGGCTGAGGCCCTTGCCTGCAGGGACGGGTATTGTATGAACTACTTAAAGGCCTTCAGGGCCGGAATGCTTTAGGTAGTTAGCCTGAAGGCTGAAGGCTGAAGGTCAAAAATTGAAATCCTCTTTAAAAATGAATATTCATCTGGCCAATACCGTAAGTCTAATATTCAAAGGGAAAGATTATGTTTAAATATGCCATTGTTAAAACCCCGGCATCTACTTTAACGGCCGGCATTACCGCTTCGCCTGAACTGGGCGCCCCTGATTATGCGAAGGCGTTGGAACAGCACCAAACCTATATCCGGGCCCTTGAGGCCTGCGGGGTCGGCGTGACCGTGCTGGACCCGGACGAGAATTTTCCGGATTCCTGTTTTATTGAGGATGTGGCCGTCTGCACCCGGGCCTTTGCCATGGTCACCCGCCCCGGCGCCCGGTCCCGGATGGGGGAACAAGAAGACACGGCAGCCGTCCTCAGCGGATTTTATGACCACATTGAGCAGATAACGGCCCCGGGCACCCTGGAAGGCGGGGATGTGATGATGGTAAAGGACCACTATTATATCGGCCTTTCGGACCGGACCAACCGGGAAGGGGCGGCGCAGCTCATTGCGGCCTTGAGTGCCCACGGGATGGACGGGTCCATGGTTGAAATGAGCGATATGCTTCACTTAAAGACCGGGTTGTCATACCTGGAAGAGAACATCCTTTTGGCGGCAGGCGAATTCAAAAATAAAAAAGAGTTCCGTTCCTTTGATATGATTGAGATTCCCGAAGAGGAGAGTTACGCGGCCAACTGCATCCGGGTCAACGATTATGTGATTGTCCCGGAATGGTTTCCCAAAACAAGAAAATTGATCGAAGATGCCGGGCTCAAAACCATGGCCGTGGACACCTCGGAATTCAGAAAACTGGACGGCGGGCTGAGCTGCCTGTCACTCCGGTTTTAAAATCCTTTGGGATTCGTGGGACACCATATTTAATTAGTGCCTGACCGGAAACCCCGATTTTGAAATTTTCAGGGGGTCGATGTTTGACAAAACCTTAAATCTTTGTTGTTCCTGTCATCACAAACCGGGAGAAATGCTTCCATCTCTGCCGGTTTTCGGCAACTTTCTCCTTTTCCGGACGCAACTGTAGTGTTTGCCGTGTTTTTTTTAAGCAATGGCCTGTTTTAAGCTGCTTTGCGCTGTTCAGACCCTTGCAGCTTTTTTAATCCCTTTTGTTGTATGTGATGCCCGATGATCTGGAGATTTCTTGCCAAAACCGACAGGCTCACATACCTCTTAAACCCTTGAATGCCATGATCCGGGCATCTGTCAAGACCATGATTTTCCAGTCCGTTTATGGCAGATTCCACCGCTGAATGTTTTCTTTTAAAACGAATGAAATCTTCCGCTGTTTCTTCTTCATATTCCGCCTTGTTGCATCTGCCTTTTTTCGGAAGCACCAAAATATCCAATCTGCCCTTCAGGTCCTTTTTGTTGCCTGGAGAGTAAAACCCTTTATCAAAACTGCATCCTTTGAGATCAGAAAATTTGCTTTGTGCCAATGTTACCATCGCAACGGCGACTTTATCATCGGTTTCTTTCTCCATCACCCGGTGGTGCAGGATAAAGCCATATTGGTCCTCCAGGATACATACCCGCAAGCCCAATTCCTGGGGAACACCGGCCTTGCCTTTTGAAATCCACTCCGTGTGGGGTTCGAAAATCGAAAAAATCTTGTCTTCATGGGGGATCTTTTCATCCTGTAACACCCGGCGTTTGATCAAATCAATTTGCCAAAGTGCGTAGTTGATATATGTTTGTAATTCTTCAGCTCGGGCTGCACATATAATATCGGATGCCGGTATCATTTCCACGGTCAATCGCGCCTTTTGAATATATTTTTCAGCAAGCTTGATATATGCTGTATGGGCATCCATAATTTGCTGGACTCTTTTGGCCTTTTTCTTTTCATCCTTTGATGTGGAATGTTTCAAACGCTGGACTATTCGATAAAGCTTTTTAAATGCTTTAATATTATACGCTGATTGCCGCCACATACTCGTTCCAATGTCCTGGCTGATAATAGCGGCAATTTGAATCATTTTTCGGACTGCATCAAAAAGCAGGTTGATATCTGTGGGATAATGAACATTGGTTTCTACAACGAATGAATCACACCGCCCAATCAAGGCTCCATCGTCCGAAGTTTTTTTTTCATCAGAAGTTTATGGCCTTCTTGCACAACCAGAGTGTTGATTTTGTCAAGAATATCTGGGGTCATAAGCCTGACATTATCTTTCAGGGTCTGAAGGGGGTAGGCGATATCATTGTCCATCATGCCATGCCCCAGCATCTGCCTTATTGTTTTGTGGTTGTTCACCATTTCCTGGAGTTTATCATAATCCCAATTGCAATTGAGCCGAATGACGCCCATTACAAGGATCTTCCACAGGTCCATACCGGGACGTCCATTTTTAGAATCGGTACTTTCTGGGATCATGTCCGTGAGGATATCAAAAACTTTTTGTCGAAGACTCTGGTCGCAATAGATATGTTGGAGTCCCAAAAGAAGTTTGGGGATTTCATCCCTGGCTCTCATATCAATTTTAATTTGATCGATAGGGGTCTGCCCGAATGTCATCTGTAGTTCAAAAATTTTACGCAAAACGACCTCGAAGTTCTGATGGAATGTTGAAGTTTGAATTACTATTGGCTTGTCTCACAAAACATAAATCCTATATAATTTTATAGGGTTAGATTAACATAGTAATTAGTAAAAAGCAACAAGTAATTCATATCACAACAGAAACTTCAAACGAATTTCAGCCCAGATACCCCTGGAAAATATGATGGTTCCAATTTCCGGTCAGGCACTAATTAAGGTCAAGTACTATCGTATCCACGCCCCCAAAGCCTATTTCAAAACAGCATTCAATAGTAAAACTATCGGGAGGCCAGATCATTAAAAATTCCCATGAGGACGACACCCACATTGAAATATCCCCAATATGGAATGTTGACCACCAGGGCTCTGATTAATCCCTTTGCCCTTTAATCGCCTGAAAGTGGCCGGTCAGGCCCTTATTTTGCCTGCCAGTGAATAACCGGCGGCTTTCTGGGGGGCAGTCGTAAAAACGGGTACCTGGGATATCCCAGGATCATGGCATAGTGGTGGGTATGGTTTGGGGGCAGACCGATTTCTGCCTTTAACGGGTTGTGGCCCATGGCCTCATTAAAGGTGCCGGTCCAGCAGGTGCCAAGCCCCAGGGCTGGGGCGGCAAGGTCCAGATAGGACAGGGCCAGGGTGATATTGACCATGGCTTCACAGGAATCCTGATCCGAAGAGGCGATCAGCAGGGCCGGCGCACCCCAGAGCAGGCCATCCAGTTTGCGGGTTTCCCAATCCTTAAGAATAGCATGATGGGCGGCGTAGCTTCCGATTTCGCCGGTGGGATTCTCTTGAATCTCTTTTTTGAGCCATCCCATGGCTGCATTCACGAAATTGTCCAGCCGGGCCCGGCCGTTGAAAACCGTCCACTCAACCTCCTGGCCGTTGCCGGCACTCGGGGCATATTGGGCGATGCGAATCAGTTTTTCGATCACGGCCGGTTCCACGGCTTTTCGCTTATAGACCCGAACGCTTCTTCTGGACCTTAA harbors:
- a CDS encoding DUF917 domain-containing protein, whose translation is MIKNLTRQDLTDILYGCTILGTGGGGEIQEGMDLIEEALSHGRQFRLIPVDEVPDNALICTPYFLGAVSPVSEQEKQQYDRLPRLAENPIMAAVNRFKAYLGADFYGTISCEMGGANSALSFYVAAMIQGFIVDADPAGRAVPEITHSTYYLNGLPASPIVLVNAFGETAICENIIDDKRAEQLVRSLAVASANDIAAVDHALEMKVLRPAVIKGAVSYALKLGQVLRLARQTQEDSAQAIAGAGSGFVAFRGTIEDFSWKNQEGFTIGDILIRGTGRYAGHTYKINFKNENMISWLDNEVHATIPDLICLMDTDTDEPVTNPNHEKGRAVAVLILPAPKAFLTEKGLKIFGPEYLGYGFKYKPAVKKI
- a CDS encoding flavodoxin family protein, whose product is METIKILGINGSNRRGGNSRFLLDQALAAAALAVPGCVDTEIYETGGRTYLPCTACDRCHSKLGVCRLEDDFAELRDKWLEADALIYSVPVYHAGIPGHLKCFIDRLGESVVEGFFSKQMKVVGCVTSGTGIATGQESVMNFINAHAMMLGCLPFAGEWPGAYTGAGGWTHVDPRKNALKDLHAGNDETTAYLVKSTRNMAAGIAQLAVLIKTGARQKQVHDLLEKSGRYTMFLRRISGTKPLAIEKPYDYFATDEDTQLEFDED
- a CDS encoding MFS transporter, yielding MEPEQVNSTFNRPMVIVTAIIVGITANCFIAGMPVILNEMVVKWAYSEQKIGFVASAYMGGMTVASVLCTFVITTLNRRWILAAGTVLAVISHLLIAMVQPDTMAPLVLIWIFAGFSQGINWSLVLACLSGTSNPTRNFAVLYLFSVAFIGLELIALPYLSATWNVEAIFYAFALVTLVCFVFIRFFPARYIETPEELEHKAKNPVVLPCFLSLGAICFFAANVNTFWAYAERIGLASGLSDGTVLTCLSLGNLASLTSCLFATWLGGRFGQARPLMITLVAEILIMAGLGISLTPMAYILGSTLFFMFWNVTDIFQLGSLSGFDHTGRYAVLVPAFQGIGFTLGPALAALLVGEDGTGFGPVLLMCAVSVLVSLGFYIVIHRKWGEYAI
- a CDS encoding dihydropteroate synthase: MIIVGELINATRKAVQTAIETKDGAFIRKLAQDQAGAGAAYIDANAGVFRDKETGCLKWVIDQILDACDIPVCVDSPNPEVLDQALNYLSAKTGTPPMINSISLETDKLEAMLPMVSGSDFKIIALCMNDKGTPATVDERLSIADALINKLIQANVKPENIYVDPLVQAISTNVSFGTAFLDTIEKLMDRHEGIHTMCGLSNISFGMPARGLMNRTFMAMAVAKGLDGAIANPLDQKMMAAIVTAEALACRDGYCMNYLKAFRAGML
- a CDS encoding LuxR C-terminal-related transcriptional regulator, translated to MIIQTKLTMPPLREKMVQRSQLTGIIEQGKDHSLIFITGQAGAGKTCLAVQWLSRYEKRAAWYSLDNQDNDPDLFSRYLLSAMLTCSKKIAQAFSPFLQGQKTIPIQKAVQRIIDEFVDFKDHFFLVLDDYHAIESTQIHEAIQYLIECAPACLHLVILSRSALPFPTARLTVGNRLIQVSAMDLKFSLDETACFLSDLFNIRLLPEQLKKIFQLTEGWVSGLQLVGLSLNRQPLQDLSRISLKEHKTFAMDYFREEVFRVQPEPVQQFLLKTSILTRFNATLCENITGMKDSGAILEQLDRNNIFIIALDPSREWFRYHALFADSLKKHLKQTHSEQVPDLEKKAALWYAANDHFELAFIHAHASGDIHFLADVLEDHLMFYLLACEFVTIARWLNKIPDALVNQRLILLLYRQLLATEQWNLSQADFLMKNIRDRKDALLSRYTGAKQQRARDLWLAAEHSNAIFKHPDRHDAHQLALDLKTISPGHLYIKMYLLDFIPWSLMESGETQQLAGTVLDNLAFYKQKKLGFGVFNLLRIYASIEITMGHMSRAEEKLKAELDMAKEAGLSKLPFRSDYFVIMAMIHAMRNEPDLALENISSAMAYLEETNLNLIQCDAHIQQACILQAMGRETVASFAMEKALEKSAAMGSPYLLAVAECAAARLALFQGEPSRARQWADGRKLNVNEPFSECFESECLLAAHLWVDQGEYEKAVLLLETLRPRSLKRLRAEPVLRIDILLSAALYRLDRKKEAFLFLECAVCFAVPEKYIQPFILFSAYIGELLLSLQNAADPLIQAHAGELCRQCGLAHGPCRESGKSIPVNSFESLTPREVDILKMMASGHSNNDIAANLFVSVNTVKFYNKNIFAKLEVKNRVQAGIKARKLNII
- a CDS encoding cobalamin-dependent protein (Presence of a B(12) (cobalamin)-binding domain implies dependence on cobalamin itself, in one of its several forms, or in some unusual lineages, dependence on a cobalamin-like analog.), which gives rise to MSEELFKAITTLNRTDAVRITEALLAGSESPQKILDVGRKAMQLIGERFEKGEYFLPELMVSGDILGAIAEKVKPVMEAQGDTKKIGKVVFGTVQGDIHDIAKDIVVFMLDVNGFEVIDLGVDVPPENFVKAVEEHQAKIVGLSGFLTLAIDPMERTIQALKAANLTDVKVMVGGGPVNQLVSDQIGADAWGSTAMDAVSIARNWAIA
- a CDS encoding uroporphyrinogen decarboxylase family protein, producing the protein MENQELIPHTKEQKEYRARLKRVWDAVRLKQPDRVPMVILDDYFSLHQGGLTPAQAYYDTELAAKVFQEEIVKYGWDMVGLFAAFPGKVGEILGLTTNKWGGYNLPDTQEFQYVEKEYLLADEYDLFLKDPGDFTVRKLWPRMATVLEPFGLFPPLAAMSHAYAPVGELAIALSRPEVLEMLRKMIKAGEEMNKLLEVLDRTTEALKQKGLPVENGLSASFAHAPFDWVSDYLRGIRGSMMDMYYNPDKLKATIEVITPTIIDYAIASAKEMGGTTVSIPLHRGSDSFMSNAQFAEFYWPGLKKLLLALIEADLTPIPFFEGSYTNRLEFLTELPAGKVWGHFDVVDLKKARQAIGDTMCFWGNVPTQVLIAGTPEQTADAVKELIDIFGDTGGLIIDGSAGIPKEAKKENVMAMAETVYKYGVY